From one Larimichthys crocea isolate SSNF chromosome XVIII, L_crocea_2.0, whole genome shotgun sequence genomic stretch:
- the cfap97d2 gene encoding uncharacterized protein CFAP97D1: MTGRQQTAVSELQSTCTLQSMNTHSYGQMKSCDRKTPRQPHAARAMTHLAYQPLLPTGNKYLQQKWDTASYALHRGKVKSAKPTINTTPPKTYRHLTLKLKKLKLEEEWATKIQRENDMLKGKISHIMRTTGGVDNRNDYEKKSLGKEKRQLELLRITKENQMIQGRLSQCRPNYNVRSWHEDWLKTLKVMDSIARYPRGTANQQKGQEKDSDQTEKSAEKDRKDRKNPKETIVLSTYSHNVAWKTHK, translated from the exons ATGACTGGCAGACAACAGACTGCAGTCTCTGAGCTCCAGTCGACCTGCACGCTTCagagcatgaacacacactcgtATGGGCAGATGAAGAGTTGTGATAGGAAGACGCCGAGGCAGCCACACGCTGCGAG GGCCATGACACATCTGGCATATCAACCCCTGCTTCCCACTGGAAATAAATATCTGCAGCAGAAATGGGACACAGCTTCATATGCGTTACACCGGGGAAAG GTCAAGTCAGCCAAACCAACAATAAACACGACTCCACCGAAGACCTACCGTCACCTGACTCTCAAGCTGAAGAAACTAAAG CTTGAAGAGGAATGGGCGACGAAGATTCAAAGGGAAAACGACATGCTTAAGGGGAAAATATCACATATCATGAGGACGACTGGAGGAGTTGACAACAGGAATGATTATGAGAAGAAAAG CCTTGGCAAGGAGAAGCGACAGCTGGAGTTGCTGCGTATTACCAAGGAGAATCAAATGATCCAGGGCCGTCTGAGCCAGTGCAGGCCTAACTATAATGTGAGGAGCTGGCACGAGGACTGGCTCAAAACTCTCAAGGTGATGGACAGCATTGCACGTTACCCACGAGGAACAGCAAATCAGCAAAAg GGACAAGAAAAAGACAGtgaccaaacagaaaaaagtgcagaaaaagacagaaaagacagaaaaaa TCCCAAAGAGACCATCGTTCTAAGTACTTATTCCCACAACGTGGCATGGAAGACCCACAAGTGA